Genomic window (Nitrospiria bacterium):
CGAGGGTCCGTGAAGTGACCCGGGACCTGTCTTGTCCGGTATCTACCTATGGTTTGAATTCATCGTCGGTATGGTATCCCGACCGGGTGCGGTTCGACACCAATGGAGTTTCCTTCCATGTGAGAAACGGTCGGCGAGACCTGGGCCTGTTTCACAGCGCGATGGTGGGCCGCCACAATCTGGTCAATGCGTTGGCCGTGATCGGGCTGGCCTCGGTTTTGGGGTTGTCTCCGGAGATGATTCAAAAAGGCGTCGCAAGCTTCCAGGGGGTTAAGCGGCGTCAGGAGGTGTTGGGCGAGGTGGGCGGCGTCATCGTGATGGATGATTTCGCTCATCACCCCACGGCGATTCGGGAAACCCTGGCCGGTCTCCGTCTGCGCTACCCGCAGCGGCGGATCTGGGCCGTATTCGAGCCGCGGTCAGCGACCAGTCGCAGGGGTGTGTTCCAGAAGGAGTTTCCTCCCGCGTTTGATCCGGCCAACCGGATCGTTATCGCCGATATTTTTGCTCCGGAAAAGCTCCCGGCCGGGCTTCGGTTGGATCCCAAACAGGTGGCCGGGGACCTTCAGCGTCTGGGCAAGGAGGCCGAGTTCATCCCAACCGCGGACGAGATCGTCCGCGTGATCACTCCCCAGTTGAATTCCGGCGATCTAATCTGCGTGATGTCGAGCGGCGGATTCGATGGAATCCATGGAAAACTTCTGAAGGCCTTGGAACAAAGGTTCTGACCCCGATCCTTCTTCTAATAAATGACGAACCCGCATTCTTTGATCTTAAACGCCTTGAACGACGCCGTCCGTGATGGAGTTTTTCCGGGGGCCGTGCTGCTGGTCGCTTTCCGGGGTCAAATCCAAATCCATCAGGCGGTTGGTTTTGCGGTGCTCATGCCCCGGAAGGTGCCCTTGACGCGTTCCACTTTCTTTGATCTGGCTTCGTTGACAAAACCGATCGCAACCACTGCGGCCGTGATGCGGCTGGTGGATCGGGGCGTCTTGAAGCTTGACGATCGGGTGAACCGCTGGATTCCGGAATTTTCAGGTAGTGAAAAAGATCGGATTGCGGTCCGGGATCTTCTGAACCATTCTTCCGGGCTCCGGGCATGGGAGCCTCTCTGCAAAGAGGCCATCAAGGAGGCCAAAAACCGCATCGGTTTTGTCGGAAGTTCGGATGCGAAGCGATGGGTGCTGAATCGGATCCACCGCAGCCGGCTGGTCTACAAGCCCGGAACCCAGAGTCTCTACAGTGATCTGGGATTCATCCTTTTGGGTGAGGTGGTCGAACGGGCCGTCGGGCTGACCTTGGACCGTTTCTGTCGTGAGCACGTCTTCCGTCCGCTCGGTCTGAAACGGACCTTCTTTATCAAGACCGGAACCCGCCGTTCCGGAAGGTTCGCGGCGACCGAGCAAAGCGATTGGCGGCGTCGTATCGTGATCGGTCAGGTGCATGACGACAACGCCTATGTGATGGGAGGAATCGCGGGGCACGCGGGGCTGTTCGGAACGGCGGCCGATCTGAATCGCTTCGCACAGGGAATGTTGGAAGCGTTGCGCGGTCGCTGCAGTTTTGTCTCCCAGAAAACCGCGAAAAGTTTCGTGTCACGACAGACGACGCCGGGCTCAAGCTGGGCATTGGGCTGGGATACCCCATCGGAGTCTTCCGGGACGCCGTCTTCCTCGGGCCGGTTCTTTTCCGCGCGTTCCTTTGGCCATCTCGGATATACGGGCACCTCGATCTGGATCGATCCGGAACAAGACTTGGTCGTTGTGTTGCTGACGAACCGGGTACATCCGACCAGCCGGAATATTAAAATCCGGAGGTTCCGCCCGATTATTCATGATCTCATTGTCCAGGAAATCGTTCCGGGGGGCCGACCATGGTCAAACCGAAGAGGCTAAAACCGGGCGACACGATCGGCGTCATTGCACCGGCCGGTTCGGTGGATCCCTCCGAATTGGCGCAAGGAGCGGACCGTTTAAAGGAAATGGGATTTCATGTCGCATTGGGAGAAGCGGTTGCCAAACGGTCTCGTTATCTGGCCGGAACCGATCGCGAGCGTGCGGACGATCTGAACCGGATGTTTTCGGATTCCAAGATAGCGGCCATTGTCTGCGCCCGCGGCGGTTACGGGACGGCGCGGATCATTCCCAATTTGGATAGGGGCATGATCGCCTCCCACCCGAAGATTCTGGTCGGAAGCAGCGATGTCACCCTTTTGATCAATTATCTGCACCAGCAATTTGAATGGGTCACGTTCCACGGTCCGATGGTGGCGCCGAACTTCGGCAAGCTGCCGTCGAGGTTGACCGATACGTGGTTTCGGAAAATTTTAATGGGTAGTCACGGGGAAGGTCCGATCCCGGTAGAGGGTGTGAAAAGTTTGAGGGGAGGACAGGGTCAAGGTCCGCTGGTGGGCGGTTGTCTCACCATGCTCTGCAGCGCGCTTGGGACCCCCTACGAGATTCAGACCGACGGAGCCGTCCTTCTTTTGGAGGACATTGACGAAGCCCCTTATCGGATCGATCGGATGTTGAACCAGTTGAAGGCCGCGTCCAAGTTTCGCAATGTGAAAGGGATGATCTTCGGAAAAATGCCGGGATGCCAGCCGCCGACCCGTTCCGCTTACGTCCTGGAAGATGTCATCCGTGATCTGTTGGCCGATCAAGACTTTCCGATTCTGTACGGATTTCCGGCCGGCCACGGCGGGGATCAGGTGACGCTTCCCATCGGGATTCCGGTGCGAATCGATGGAGAAACGGCCACGGTAACGCTTTTGGAATCGGCGGTTCAATAAAATCAAACCGGAGTATTGACCTTGTATAACGTAACGGGGGGGGGACCATGATTGCATCCGGCAGCCGTTTGATGCGATTGGGCCAGTTGGTGGATCTATTAATTGCGGTTTTGATCGTCTCGGGGTGCGCCGGATCGGGTGACATCCTTTCGGAGTCCCCATCGTCCGCTTCATTTACCGAACGCTTAAACGATGTTTATTTCCTCAATGCGAGTGAGGGTTGGATCGTCGGGAACGGCGGCACCCTTCTCCACACGCGAAATGGAGGGGCCACATGGTTCTCTGAACAGAGTGGGACGACCCTGGACCTG
Coding sequences:
- the mpl gene encoding UDP-N-acetylmuramate:L-alanyl-gamma-D-glutamyl-meso-diaminopimelate ligase — translated: MERTYRHIHLIAICGTGMAALARMLKVAGHRVTGSDANVYPPMSTMLERQGIPCRIGFRPENIEPDTDLVVIGNAVSNTNPEVRAVLDRGIPYRSFPQALAEFFLVDRTPVVIAGTHGKTTTSALMAWVLECAEFDPGFLIGGWVKNFDANSRPGTGRYFVVEGDEYDTAFFDKGPKFLHYRPHAAILTSIEFDHGDIYNSLDEIQAAFRSFVRLIPSDGILLAADGDPRVREVTRDLSCPVSTYGLNSSSVWYPDRVRFDTNGVSFHVRNGRRDLGLFHSAMVGRHNLVNALAVIGLASVLGLSPEMIQKGVASFQGVKRRQEVLGEVGGVIVMDDFAHHPTAIRETLAGLRLRYPQRRIWAVFEPRSATSRRGVFQKEFPPAFDPANRIVIADIFAPEKLPAGLRLDPKQVAGDLQRLGKEAEFIPTADEIVRVITPQLNSGDLICVMSSGGFDGIHGKLLKALEQRF
- a CDS encoding serine hydrolase, translating into MTNPHSLILNALNDAVRDGVFPGAVLLVAFRGQIQIHQAVGFAVLMPRKVPLTRSTFFDLASLTKPIATTAAVMRLVDRGVLKLDDRVNRWIPEFSGSEKDRIAVRDLLNHSSGLRAWEPLCKEAIKEAKNRIGFVGSSDAKRWVLNRIHRSRLVYKPGTQSLYSDLGFILLGEVVERAVGLTLDRFCREHVFRPLGLKRTFFIKTGTRRSGRFAATEQSDWRRRIVIGQVHDDNAYVMGGIAGHAGLFGTAADLNRFAQGMLEALRGRCSFVSQKTAKSFVSRQTTPGSSWALGWDTPSESSGTPSSSGRFFSARSFGHLGYTGTSIWIDPEQDLVVVLLTNRVHPTSRNIKIRRFRPIIHDLIVQEIVPGGRPWSNRRG
- a CDS encoding LD-carboxypeptidase; its protein translation is MVKPKRLKPGDTIGVIAPAGSVDPSELAQGADRLKEMGFHVALGEAVAKRSRYLAGTDRERADDLNRMFSDSKIAAIVCARGGYGTARIIPNLDRGMIASHPKILVGSSDVTLLINYLHQQFEWVTFHGPMVAPNFGKLPSRLTDTWFRKILMGSHGEGPIPVEGVKSLRGGQGQGPLVGGCLTMLCSALGTPYEIQTDGAVLLLEDIDEAPYRIDRMLNQLKAASKFRNVKGMIFGKMPGCQPPTRSAYVLEDVIRDLLADQDFPILYGFPAGHGGDQVTLPIGIPVRIDGETATVTLLESAVQ